One Paroedura picta isolate Pp20150507F chromosome 3, Ppicta_v3.0, whole genome shotgun sequence genomic window carries:
- the LOC143833456 gene encoding microtubule-associated protein 1 light chain 3 gamma-like: MHRRRSSDLRPFKQRKSIGTRTREVSEIRDRYPNKIPVVVERFHKEKELPLLDRTKFLVSQDLSLSQFMLTLRSRLSLSSTQAFYLLVNDKSLPSLSITMAELYQDYKEADGFLYITYASQEAFGEGGCQGGQ, translated from the exons ATGCACAGACGGCGCTCCAGTGATCTCCGCCCCTTCAAGCAGAGGAAAAGCATAG GCACTCGGACACGGGAAGTATCTGAAATCCGGGACAGGTATCCAAACAAGATCCCG GTGGTGGTGGAGCGATTCCACAAGGAGaaggagctgcccctgctggacaGGACCAAGTTCTTGGTCTCTCAGGACCTCTCCCTGTCCCAGTTCATGCTCACGCTAAG aAGCCGCCTCTCCTTGTCCTCCACCCAGGCCTTTTACCTCTTGGTGAATGACAAGAGCCTGCCCAGTCTGAGCATCACCATGGCGGAGCTCTACCAGGACTACAAGGAGGCCGACGGCTTCCTCTACATCACCTACGCTTCCCAGGAGGCGTTCGGAGAGGGCGGCTGTCAGGGAGGCCAGTGA